A segment of the Salvelinus namaycush isolate Seneca chromosome 3, SaNama_1.0, whole genome shotgun sequence genome:
tgattcagttacaccagctttgtcaggaggaatgggatgaaattcacccaactaattgtgggaagcttgtggaaggccacccgaaacatttgacccaagttaaacaatttaaaggcaactctgccaaatactaattgagtgtatgtaaacttctgacccactgggaatgtgatgaaataaataaatgctgaaataaatcattctctcaactattattctgacatttcacattcttaaaataaagtggtgatcctaactgacctaagacagggaatttttactaggattaaatgtcaggaattgtgaaaaactgagtttaaatgtatttggctaaggtgtatgtaaacttccgacttcaaccgtatgtatgtataaatatatatatataaatacatttttttaccaGAATTTTGGAGATTCTCACTTGACCCCATTTTCATATTAGGCGACCACACATGGGGTCGTTACCCCTAGTTTGGGAACAGCTGCATTATAGTATCATTTACCCTACTCATGGGATAACATAAATACCTCTTTGTCATACTTGTTTTTTCTTCATGCTCGAGTCAATCTGTGTCGCTGAAGTTCAGCACTATAGCATGAATTaaatttaaaagtaatttccgaTTCTGCCTACATATGCAGTggttaccgtgaatgcagtctccactcATGTGGGAACATTGCTTTTAAGTTTCTATTGCGCTACGCATTGAATCGAGCCTTTACTATTTGAGTTATGTAATAGACAACAATGTAGAATCTCATATGATACTGGAATTAAATGGTATTTCTCTCCACTATGAGTGCTTTATTTATTCTGTCAGCAGGACCAATTTACAACTGTACCTTCATGTTTATAATAACAAACACCACTGTCAATGGGACTTCGGTATAAGCCAATCTTGGATATAATACCCTCAAATAACTCTCCTTGTCCAAAGATTTACAGCATTTACAGCACAAAGGTTGTGTCTAATCTGCCTGTTGCCTTTCCTTGTCCTCTCAGGTGCAGCAACCATGTTtgaccacctcctcctcctgagCCCCGTCCTCCTGTTCCTCCCCCTGGTCATCGCTGTCCCGTCCCCCGGAGGTGCCCCTCCTGCCCCCTGCCGCCGCTGCTGTGACGACCTGGAGCTACAGAAGGGCCCACCAGCCCCTCAGACGGGGGACCAAAAGAGTGACCTGAACCAGATGCCTGAAGTCCGCACCTACATCAACATGACCATCCTCAAAGGTGCGCCTGGATTGTGCCTTTACACCTGCAACACACATAGCTTGATCCCAGGTCTCTTTGTGTTgttttgccaactcctatggtggTTGTCATTCCAAAGACTAAACAGTTTGCCAAACATCACAaaaagatctgggaccaggctatcctGTACACACTGACTGAATTCCATTTGATTGGATTATGATTATGTGTATTCCAATCCAAGGCTCTACTCAATTGGACCTCTACATAACTATAGAGTTAGGCCCTGCACACATTTGACACATTTAAGAGACTTGGTAGGATTCTAGACACTAAGATTGGTTCGGTGTACATTTGATTCACCAGGGGAGAATGGCTGCCCCTGGACTTAACGAGGTTGTTGGGTTTCAAACGGACCTTTTCATTGAAGGaatgctgtaaaaaaaaaaatctccagTCAGTGGACTAGAGGCTAAAAAGTCTGCTGCTATTTCAGAACATTAACCTGGCACTGAACTTGCTTATGTGGCTGAAAACATGACCAATAACgtaacagtttgtgtgtgtgtgtgcgtgtgtgtgtgcgtgcgtgcgtgtgctcaCCAGAGAGTATGGCCTGGCTTGGAAAAACATGCTGTGGCCTTCCAAAAATAAAGTAGCAGAAAAAAATATCCTGTGAAAGATAAGCATAACTCCGGAACCCTAAATTCTCATATACTGAATGGGCTACAATTATGAGAAGTCTGGAGTGACTAAGTTTACGTAATATTCCCATCTGGAGAAAATCATAAACAATCTATCTACACATAGTCTTCTATGATCCATGTTGTACTAACTTTAATCTCAACATTACCCAATTTGGACCTTTAGTCTACATTACTGTGTCATAGCTCTCTAAGGACTCATGTTCTGTATATTTTCCATCTTCCCTCACAGGGGACAAGGGAAACCGCGGGGACAGGGGGACACCTGGGAAGTCTGGTGAGGAAGGCACTACTGGATCCCGAGGGCCCATGGGCCCCAAAGGAACCAAGGGCCAGGTGGGCCCCCCAGGGGACCCCTGCAAGACCCAGGAAGCAGCCTTCTCAGTGGGGCGTCGCAAGTCCCTCCACAGCGTGGACTACTACCAGGCCCTGGTGTTCGACACAGAGTTCGTCAACCTCCACGACCACTTCGACATGTTCAAAGGAAAGTTCAACTGCTATGTCCCTGGGATCTACTTCTTCAATGTCAACATCCACACCTGGAACTTTAAGGAGACCTACCTGCACATAATGAGGAATGACAAGGAGCAGGCCATCGTGTACGCCCAGCCCAGCGAGAGGTCCATCATGCAGAGCCAGAGCCTTATGTTGCCCCTAGAGCTCAATGACGAGGTGTGGGTCCGGCTGtacaagagggagagggagaacgcTGTGTATAGTGACGATGTGGATATCTACATCACCTTCAACGGATACCTCATCAAGTCCACCCTGGAGTGAGATGACCTGctgggtcgtgttcagtaggCACAAAACGGAAGAAAACGCTCTAAGCAGTGTCAAACGGGGAGGTATTATCTGGACTTGTCCAGGAAGAAATGCTTGTTTTCtttttccgttgcaaaatgtttaaaatgttttggtacggtgtgccctaatgaacatgatccCCAACTGACATGAAGGGAGGGGGCTAGAGGTCAGAGTTCAGGAGGTTCCGATTGGAAGAGGGGCCTCTATGCAGGGTTTTCACTGATGCACACACCTACTTTCAAGTGCCTCTATACGCTGCAAAGGGATACTGGGGGCTTGTAAGGTAATGACTCCATATACATATCCATAGACTCCTTGTCCCCTGTATTGAAAAAGCAATATTATTAGATGTATATGCTGACAAGGAGGCTGGGAGGGAAAAGACCTATGACACAAGGAATGAGATGTCCCCTTAAAAACACAAACCCCTTTATAAACATCTGGCTGTAATGGATTTCACTGTTGGTTG
Coding sequences within it:
- the LOC120034587 gene encoding complement C1q tumor necrosis factor-related protein 1-like, with the translated sequence MFDHLLLLSPVLLFLPLVIAVPSPGGAPPAPCRRCCDDLELQKGPPAPQTGDQKSDLNQMPEVRTYINMTILKGDKGNRGDRGTPGKSGEEGTTGSRGPMGPKGTKGQVGPPGDPCKTQEAAFSVGRRKSLHSVDYYQALVFDTEFVNLHDHFDMFKGKFNCYVPGIYFFNVNIHTWNFKETYLHIMRNDKEQAIVYAQPSERSIMQSQSLMLPLELNDEVWVRLYKRERENAVYSDDVDIYITFNGYLIKSTLE